The Paenibacillus sp. FSL R7-0204 genome includes a region encoding these proteins:
- the flhF gene encoding flagellar biosynthesis protein FlhF produces MRVKRYVVDTMPDAMHSIRSELGSDAVILSTKEIKVGGFMGMFTKKKIEVVAAVENGAKAAAQEQVPAPPMNVPRNAVPVAYQKAASAAAAPLPPPVTVREAAAAKSFAEIAAALADPLEQGGGVAVMPPLAKTELPDIRTEDIAAGQPSVPQPEESRKKLAAIYESLQAEQPEPESAAATESDVLREIRDMKQWMERIARYSSGAAELPDALESLRSRLIDQETDAVLVEEWIGYVLERYREEGSNWEPEQFEAVLREQIDGFLAGRIAGGIAPDTQIVYIAGPTGVGKTTTIAKLAAEQLFKQGRKVGLITSDTYRISAVEQLRTYASILNMPLEVVQSPGDLQRAMFRLESCDLVLMDTAGRNYRNEILVAELQSLLAKELKSETLLVLSLTSKSRDMKKIAEHFGRYQLDKVVFTKLDETGSYGPLFNVLNDYPLKLSYITNGQNVPDDLLMATGEQIGGMLLGTGGG; encoded by the coding sequence ATGAGAGTGAAGCGTTATGTGGTCGATACGATGCCTGACGCCATGCATTCGATCCGCAGCGAGCTTGGAAGCGATGCCGTTATTTTAAGCACCAAAGAAATAAAGGTTGGCGGATTCATGGGCATGTTCACAAAAAAGAAGATCGAGGTTGTAGCTGCTGTGGAGAACGGTGCAAAGGCGGCTGCGCAGGAGCAGGTTCCTGCACCGCCGATGAACGTACCGCGAAATGCAGTGCCAGTGGCCTATCAGAAGGCTGCCTCAGCCGCTGCTGCTCCTCTCCCGCCGCCTGTGACGGTAAGGGAGGCGGCAGCAGCCAAGTCGTTTGCCGAGATTGCCGCAGCACTGGCTGATCCGCTGGAGCAGGGCGGAGGTGTCGCAGTGATGCCGCCTTTAGCCAAGACTGAGCTGCCGGATATCCGCACTGAGGATATTGCAGCAGGCCAGCCGTCTGTACCGCAGCCGGAGGAGAGCCGGAAGAAGCTTGCAGCCATCTATGAATCGCTTCAGGCAGAACAGCCTGAACCTGAGAGTGCCGCTGCCACTGAGAGTGATGTCCTGCGGGAGATCCGGGATATGAAGCAATGGATGGAACGTATCGCCCGTTATTCCTCAGGGGCTGCCGAGCTGCCTGATGCGCTGGAATCCCTACGTAGCCGCCTGATTGACCAGGAGACTGACGCTGTTCTTGTAGAGGAATGGATCGGTTATGTTCTGGAGCGTTACCGTGAGGAAGGAAGCAACTGGGAGCCGGAGCAATTCGAGGCTGTGCTCAGAGAGCAGATTGACGGTTTTCTGGCGGGACGCATTGCCGGCGGTATTGCCCCGGATACGCAGATTGTATATATTGCCGGGCCAACAGGGGTCGGCAAGACGACAACGATCGCCAAGCTGGCAGCGGAGCAGCTGTTCAAGCAAGGCCGCAAGGTTGGGCTGATTACCTCGGATACTTACCGGATATCGGCCGTTGAACAGCTTAGAACCTACGCCTCCATTCTTAACATGCCGCTGGAGGTTGTGCAATCACCGGGTGATCTGCAGCGGGCGATGTTCCGGCTGGAGAGCTGTGATCTGGTGTTAATGGATACTGCCGGCAGGAATTACCGCAATGAAATCCTGGTGGCTGAACTGCAGAGCCTGCTGGCCAAGGAGCTTAAGAGCGAGACCCTGCTGGTGCTGAGCCTGACCTCGAAGAGCCGTGATATGAAAAAGATTGCGGAGCACTTCGGCAGATACCAGCTGGATAAGGTTGTATTCACGAAGCTTGATGAAACCGGGAGCTACGGCCCGCTGTTCAATGTCCTGAATGATTATCCACTGAAGCTCTCTTATATTACCAACGGACAAAATGTCCCGGATGATCTTCTTATGGCCACAGGAGAGCAGATTGGCGGCATGCTGCTGGGAACAGGGGGCGGGTGA